One window from the genome of Fulvivirga lutea encodes:
- a CDS encoding FtsK/SpoIIIE family DNA translocase, with product MAKNTYKSNTFKESKKEKGSRLKLNLAFIKDKRFQLAVGFFLMISAFYLFVAFISYLFTGKADQSVVEAIKETGVIQSGREAENWLGLYGAIISHNFIFRWFGLAAFFTPPLLFIMGHKIVFKREIISVKSTLTFCLFFTIWLSLLLGYSVYNSEGVSEWGFLSGGIGYELAIVFEGLIGWGTLLFLIFTFLVFVIYFFNVTTLIGLQSKTVVDGDEIVADKEQEDDGDLLEDDEESEENEDESESWVVKNKEEKVEEPEQEKEDEQENEVVFEAPKPTNTTKKKEEPNLELDVELPEKEEPQPAFEVEEEKNEEKTADSQENYDPTLDLGSYKYPTLELLDDHDNSKAQVTKEELEANKDKIIETLVNFKIGINSIKATIGPTVTLYEIVPEAGIKISKIKNLEDDIALSLAALGIRIIAPIPGKGTIGIEVPNKNSEMVGIRSVLSTEKFMKSDKELPVALGKTISNEVHVIDLAKMPHILMAGATGQGKSVGLNVLLTSLLYKKHPSQLKFVLVDPKKVELTLFNKIERHFLAMLPDGEEAIITDTKKVINTLNSLCIEMDNRYDLLKEAGARNLKEYNAKFIKRRLNPEKGHRFLPYIVLVIDELADLMMTAGKEVETPIARLAQLARAIGIHLVVATQRPSVNVITGIIKANFPARLSFRVTSKIDSRTILDTGGADQLIGMGDMLLSQGSDLIRIQCAFVDTEEVDRICEYIGNQRGYESAYMLPEYVGEGDSTGVGEVDLSDRDAMFDDAARVIVMHQQGSTSLIQRKLKLGYNRAGRIIDQLEAAGIVGPFEGSKAREVLIPDEYSLEQLLNSLNE from the coding sequence ATGGCCAAAAACACCTACAAATCCAACACTTTCAAGGAATCAAAAAAAGAGAAAGGCTCAAGGCTAAAACTGAATCTAGCATTCATTAAAGATAAAAGATTTCAGCTAGCCGTTGGCTTTTTCTTAATGATCAGTGCCTTCTATCTTTTTGTTGCTTTTATTTCTTATTTATTTACAGGTAAGGCAGATCAAAGTGTTGTGGAGGCCATTAAAGAAACGGGTGTTATACAATCTGGAAGAGAGGCTGAAAACTGGCTGGGGCTGTATGGTGCCATCATCTCGCATAATTTCATTTTTAGGTGGTTTGGTTTGGCTGCATTCTTCACACCACCATTGCTGTTTATCATGGGCCATAAGATTGTTTTTAAAAGAGAGATTATCTCCGTTAAATCAACGTTAACCTTTTGCTTGTTTTTCACTATTTGGCTAAGCCTTTTATTGGGTTACTCCGTTTATAATTCTGAGGGAGTTTCTGAATGGGGATTTTTGAGTGGAGGCATAGGTTACGAATTAGCTATAGTTTTCGAAGGGTTAATTGGGTGGGGAACGTTACTGTTCTTAATCTTCACTTTTTTAGTATTCGTTATCTATTTTTTCAATGTCACTACTCTCATTGGTTTGCAGAGTAAAACCGTGGTAGATGGTGATGAAATTGTAGCTGACAAAGAACAAGAGGATGATGGCGACTTACTTGAGGACGATGAGGAAAGTGAGGAGAATGAAGATGAAAGTGAATCCTGGGTAGTAAAAAACAAAGAGGAAAAAGTTGAAGAGCCAGAACAAGAAAAGGAAGATGAGCAGGAAAACGAGGTAGTTTTTGAAGCACCTAAGCCAACAAATACTACAAAGAAGAAGGAAGAGCCGAATCTTGAATTGGATGTAGAGTTACCGGAAAAAGAAGAGCCACAGCCTGCGTTTGAAGTAGAAGAGGAAAAGAATGAAGAGAAAACGGCAGATTCACAGGAGAACTATGACCCTACTTTAGATCTCGGCTCATATAAATATCCGACTCTCGAATTACTTGACGATCACGATAACAGCAAAGCTCAGGTAACTAAGGAGGAGCTTGAAGCCAATAAGGATAAGATTATCGAAACACTTGTCAATTTTAAAATTGGCATTAATAGTATTAAAGCAACCATTGGCCCCACTGTAACACTTTATGAAATTGTTCCGGAAGCTGGTATTAAGATCTCCAAAATCAAAAACCTGGAAGACGATATTGCCTTGAGCCTTGCAGCACTTGGTATTCGTATTATTGCTCCCATTCCGGGTAAAGGAACCATTGGTATTGAAGTGCCAAATAAAAATAGCGAGATGGTGGGCATCCGCTCGGTGCTTTCTACCGAAAAGTTTATGAAGAGCGATAAGGAACTACCTGTTGCGCTTGGTAAAACCATTTCTAACGAAGTGCATGTTATCGACTTAGCCAAAATGCCTCACATATTAATGGCAGGAGCTACTGGTCAGGGTAAATCTGTTGGGTTAAATGTGCTATTAACTTCATTGCTTTATAAAAAGCACCCATCTCAACTGAAGTTTGTTTTGGTTGATCCTAAGAAAGTGGAATTGACACTCTTCAACAAAATAGAACGCCACTTTTTAGCTATGTTGCCTGATGGCGAAGAGGCCATTATCACGGATACTAAAAAAGTAATCAATACATTAAATTCTTTATGTATTGAAATGGATAACCGCTACGATTTACTAAAAGAGGCAGGCGCAAGAAATCTGAAAGAGTATAATGCCAAATTTATTAAGCGCAGACTAAATCCAGAAAAAGGACATAGATTCTTACCGTACATCGTATTGGTAATTGATGAGTTAGCCGATTTGATGATGACAGCCGGTAAGGAAGTTGAGACGCCTATCGCCAGATTGGCACAGTTAGCAAGGGCCATTGGTATTCATCTGGTGGTTGCTACTCAAAGACCTTCGGTAAACGTTATTACAGGTATTATCAAGGCTAATTTCCCGGCTAGGTTATCATTTAGAGTAACTTCAAAAATCGATTCAAGAACCATTCTTGATACAGGTGGTGCAGATCAGTTGATAGGTATGGGTGATATGCTTTTATCACAAGGGTCGGATCTGATTCGCATCCAATGCGCTTTTGTTGATACGGAGGAAGTGGACAGAATATGTGAATATATTGGAAACCAGCGTGGTTACGAATCGGCCTATATGCTGCCCGAATATGTAGGAGAAGGCGATAGCACGGGTGTTGGCGAAGTGGATTTATCGGATCGTGATGCGATGTTTGATGATGCCGCCCGTGTAATAGTTATGCATCAACAGGGTAGTACCTCATTAATTCAGCGTAAATTAAAGCTTGGATATAATAGAGCTGGCAGAATTATTGATCAGTTAGAAGCAGCGGGAATCGTTGGTCCGTTTGAAGGAAGTAAGGCAAGAGAAGTTTTAATTCCTGATGAATATAGTTTGGAACAATTATTGAACAGCTTGAACGAATAG
- a CDS encoding serine hydrolase domain-containing protein, whose translation MTTVLKSIFIIAVLYSSSCSQPVDENLTALLANRVKEWEIPGAGVSIISKDSVLDFAVSGVRIWNSSTSIQTDDAFHLGSCTKSMTAALAGSLVDEGKISYKTKLIEVFPDLVDSIHADYHFVTLIELLSHTSGIAANASDWWAYEELEIRERRLALLKENLLNTSPHKKGQFIYSNLGFMVAACMLERVTGNSWEELIRIYIFNKLDMFSAGFGPVINKGDYNAPTGHIRKNGSWRPSYGDNAEALGPAGRVHANLIDWSKFIQEHLKLPNESKLSASYLHQIQSSSNSYKLGWRIVERKWGGERVYTHNGSNTMWYSVVWLAPEINRAYLVTTNSMESGIPKLMDKLIVDLLKYDGRL comes from the coding sequence ATGACAACGGTATTAAAAAGCATATTTATAATTGCTGTCCTTTATAGTTCCTCCTGTTCTCAGCCAGTTGATGAAAATCTTACTGCATTATTAGCTAATCGAGTTAAAGAATGGGAGATACCCGGTGCGGGGGTCTCAATTATCTCAAAAGATAGTGTACTTGATTTTGCTGTTTCTGGTGTGAGGATATGGAACAGTTCTACATCTATACAAACTGATGATGCCTTTCATTTGGGTTCTTGTACAAAATCAATGACAGCTGCATTGGCAGGAAGTCTTGTTGATGAGGGTAAAATCTCTTATAAAACAAAACTCATTGAAGTCTTTCCAGATTTAGTTGATAGTATTCATGCTGATTATCATTTTGTTACACTCATTGAGTTATTATCTCATACCTCTGGTATTGCAGCCAATGCTTCAGATTGGTGGGCGTATGAAGAATTGGAGATCAGAGAGAGAAGGCTCGCCTTATTAAAGGAAAACTTATTAAATACAAGCCCACACAAGAAAGGTCAATTTATCTATTCCAATCTTGGCTTTATGGTAGCAGCATGTATGCTTGAAAGAGTCACAGGTAATTCATGGGAAGAGCTTATCAGAATTTATATTTTTAATAAATTGGACATGTTTTCGGCTGGTTTTGGGCCTGTAATAAATAAAGGAGATTACAATGCACCAACTGGTCATATCAGAAAAAATGGCTCATGGAGACCTTCATATGGAGACAATGCCGAAGCTTTAGGGCCTGCTGGACGAGTGCATGCTAATTTAATTGATTGGTCAAAATTTATTCAGGAACACTTGAAACTACCCAATGAAAGTAAATTAAGTGCCTCTTATTTACATCAAATACAATCAAGTTCTAATTCTTACAAACTTGGATGGAGAATTGTAGAAAGAAAATGGGGTGGAGAAAGGGTGTATACCCATAATGGAAGCAATACCATGTGGTATAGCGTAGTGTGGTTAGCCCCTGAAATTAATAGAGCCTATCTTGTTACTACAAATTCCATGGAATCAGGTATACCCAAATTGATGGACAAACTGATCGTTGATCTACTGAAGTATGATGGGAGATTATAA
- a CDS encoding quinone-dependent dihydroorotate dehydrogenase: MYKALIRPILFLFDPEKVHHFTFSMIKFLSFIPGMSSLWKFMYQSKDEKLEREYFGLKFPNPVGLAAGFDKDAKLIDQLACFGFGFIEIGTLTPKGQPGNDKPRLFRLKKDQAIINRMGFNNQGVEAAVKRLKSRNSSILVGGNIGKNKVTPNEEAFRDYEITFNELFDHVDYFVVNVSSPNTPNLRALQDKGPLTEILSKLQALNNERAIRKPLLLKIAPDLTDEQLQDIVDIAKEVKLDGLIATNTTISREGLITSTEEVAAIGAGGVSGKPVKEKSTEVIKYLRKNLGPEFPIIGVGGIMSAEDAIEKLNAGASLVQVYTGFIYEGPKLIKDINRTILK, from the coding sequence GTGTATAAAGCTTTAATTCGCCCAATATTATTCCTTTTTGATCCGGAAAAGGTGCATCACTTCACTTTTTCGATGATCAAATTTTTGTCGTTTATTCCAGGGATGAGCAGTCTGTGGAAGTTCATGTATCAATCAAAGGATGAAAAATTAGAGCGAGAATATTTTGGACTTAAATTTCCTAACCCGGTTGGTTTAGCCGCAGGTTTTGATAAAGATGCGAAGTTAATTGATCAGCTGGCTTGCTTTGGTTTTGGGTTTATTGAAATAGGAACACTTACACCTAAGGGACAGCCCGGGAATGACAAGCCAAGGTTATTTAGGCTAAAAAAAGATCAAGCTATTATCAACAGAATGGGCTTTAATAATCAAGGGGTTGAAGCTGCGGTAAAAAGATTAAAAAGTAGAAACTCATCTATTTTGGTTGGAGGAAACATTGGTAAAAATAAAGTAACTCCAAATGAAGAAGCCTTCAGGGATTATGAAATTACATTCAATGAGCTGTTTGATCACGTAGATTATTTTGTGGTGAATGTTAGTTCACCTAATACGCCAAATCTTAGAGCTTTACAGGATAAAGGGCCTTTAACTGAAATACTTTCCAAACTTCAGGCCTTGAATAATGAACGCGCTATAAGGAAGCCTCTATTGTTGAAAATTGCCCCTGATTTAACGGACGAGCAGTTGCAAGATATTGTTGATATTGCCAAAGAAGTAAAGCTAGATGGTTTGATTGCTACAAATACGACCATCTCCAGAGAGGGGCTCATCACTTCAACAGAAGAAGTAGCCGCAATAGGTGCAGGTGGGGTAAGTGGTAAACCGGTGAAAGAAAAATCTACTGAAGTAATTAAATATTTAAGAAAAAATCTTGGGCCGGAATTTCCAATAATAGGTGTTGGTGGTATCATGTCGGCAGAAGATGCCATTGAAAAACTCAATGCTGGCGCTTCACTTGTGCAGGTTTATACCGGGTTTATCTACGAAGGCCCCAAATTAATTAAGGATATTAATAGGACTATTCTTAAATGA
- the xerD gene encoding site-specific tyrosine recombinase XerD, with translation MSWAAQIKLFKNYLRLERSLSPNSIEAYVRDIEKLAQYFDISGEQIDPLKVTGNQLQGFLAYVNELGLSAHSQARILSGIKAFYKYLIFEDLMDNDPTALIEGPKLGRKLPDTLDFSEIEKLFEAIDHSTPEGQRNRAMLEVLYSSGLRVSELIDLRLTNILEDIGFLRVIGKGDKERLVPIGKDALKYLNIYRREVRVHVPIQSGQENFAFLNRRGKKLTRVMIFTIIKNLAKAAGIKKNISPHTFRHSFATHLIEGGADLRAVQEMLGHESITTTEIYTHLDRDYLKQVIQEFHPRS, from the coding sequence ATGAGTTGGGCTGCGCAAATCAAACTTTTCAAGAATTATCTTAGATTGGAACGATCACTTTCGCCAAACTCCATTGAGGCCTATGTTAGGGATATTGAAAAACTAGCTCAATACTTTGATATTTCTGGTGAGCAGATAGACCCGCTCAAAGTAACAGGCAATCAACTTCAGGGTTTTTTGGCTTACGTGAATGAGTTGGGGTTATCAGCGCATTCGCAGGCAAGAATACTATCAGGAATAAAGGCATTCTATAAATACCTGATCTTTGAAGATTTGATGGATAATGATCCTACGGCATTGATTGAAGGCCCTAAGCTTGGTAGAAAGCTACCGGATACCTTAGACTTTAGTGAGATTGAAAAGTTGTTTGAAGCAATAGATCATTCAACACCCGAAGGCCAGCGAAATAGGGCAATGTTAGAAGTTTTGTATAGCTCCGGGCTTCGGGTTTCAGAACTCATAGATTTAAGATTAACCAATATTTTAGAAGACATTGGCTTCTTAAGGGTAATTGGGAAAGGAGACAAGGAGCGCTTGGTACCCATTGGAAAAGATGCCCTTAAATATTTGAACATCTACAGAAGAGAAGTGCGAGTACATGTTCCAATTCAGTCCGGACAGGAGAATTTTGCTTTTTTAAATAGGAGAGGTAAGAAATTGACTAGGGTGATGATTTTCACCATCATTAAAAATCTGGCAAAAGCAGCTGGCATTAAAAAGAACATTAGTCCGCATACATTTAGGCATTCATTTGCCACACATCTTATTGAAGGCGGTGCTGACTTAAGGGCAGTGCAAGAAATGTTAGGCCACGAGTCCATCACAACCACAGAAATTTACACCCATCTGGATCGTGATTACTTAAAGCAGGTAATTCAGGAATTTCACCCTCGGAGTTAA
- the aroQ gene encoding type II 3-dehydroquinate dehydratase codes for MKILIINGPNLNLLGKREPEIYGATSFEDFLKELKAEFSQTTIEYYQSNVEGELINKIQEVGFSYNGIVLNGGAYTHTSVAIADAIAAIETPVIEVHISNIYKREEYRHISLTGKNCAGVITGLGLDGYRLAIEHLIRKEAS; via the coding sequence ATGAAGATTTTAATCATTAACGGTCCAAATTTAAACTTGCTAGGCAAAAGAGAGCCCGAAATTTATGGGGCTACCTCTTTTGAAGACTTCTTAAAAGAGTTGAAAGCAGAGTTTTCTCAAACGACTATTGAGTATTATCAAAGCAACGTAGAAGGTGAGCTCATAAATAAAATTCAGGAAGTGGGTTTTAGTTATAATGGCATTGTATTAAACGGTGGCGCATACACACATACATCTGTAGCAATTGCCGATGCTATAGCCGCAATAGAAACACCTGTTATTGAAGTTCATATCAGCAATATTTATAAGCGAGAAGAATATCGACATATTTCACTAACAGGTAAAAACTGCGCTGGTGTTATCACTGGCCTTGGCCTTGATGGTTACAGACTTGCCATTGAACATTTGATCAGAAAGGAGGCTTCATGA
- a CDS encoding aminotransferase class V-fold PLP-dependent enzyme: MISFYPGPSKVENKLSEYFAEAHSQGILSMNHRSPGCMQLVEETSSLIKKKLNVPEEYSIFYVSAATECWEILAQSYDGISYHFYNGSFGEKWFNATRKIKPQAIGYQFDLSKELKLGELDLSMEEGLICITQNETSNGTRVSNKRIAKVRKKYPDHLIAIDATSSLGGAFLQIENADIWYASVQKCFGLPAGMALMICSPKAIEAAMNYAENKHYNSLTSIIQNMEKNQTTHTPNVANIYLLNRVMNERKNISKVANKLEKRAAEFYEFIGTKDMVNPLVDKKNIRSNTVFSVKGKPESIERLKSKALEKGLTLGNGYGEWKGHTFRVANFPQITNKEMKKLLSFLDENLT; this comes from the coding sequence ATGATCAGCTTCTACCCCGGCCCATCTAAAGTTGAGAACAAACTTTCTGAATACTTTGCAGAAGCACACTCGCAAGGTATACTGAGCATGAACCACCGGAGTCCGGGTTGCATGCAACTAGTGGAAGAAACAAGCTCACTTATTAAGAAAAAATTAAATGTACCGGAAGAATATAGTATTTTTTACGTTTCAGCTGCCACTGAATGCTGGGAAATACTTGCGCAATCTTATGATGGTATTAGCTACCATTTTTACAATGGAAGCTTTGGTGAGAAATGGTTTAATGCCACTCGAAAAATTAAGCCTCAGGCCATTGGCTATCAGTTTGATTTAAGTAAAGAATTGAAACTAGGTGAGTTGGACCTTTCCATGGAAGAAGGCCTCATCTGTATCACTCAAAATGAAACATCTAATGGCACCAGGGTTTCGAATAAGCGTATTGCAAAAGTTCGTAAAAAATACCCCGACCATTTAATTGCAATAGATGCCACCTCCTCTTTGGGCGGTGCTTTTCTTCAGATAGAAAATGCAGATATTTGGTATGCTTCGGTGCAAAAATGTTTTGGCCTTCCTGCAGGTATGGCTTTAATGATTTGTTCCCCAAAAGCTATAGAGGCGGCCATGAACTATGCTGAAAACAAGCATTATAATAGTTTGACATCCATCATTCAAAACATGGAGAAAAATCAAACAACGCACACGCCAAATGTGGCAAACATTTATCTGCTCAACAGGGTAATGAATGAAAGAAAGAACATTTCTAAAGTTGCCAACAAACTTGAAAAAAGAGCTGCTGAGTTTTATGAGTTCATTGGCACAAAGGATATGGTTAATCCACTCGTTGATAAGAAAAACATTCGATCTAATACCGTTTTTTCAGTGAAAGGAAAACCAGAAAGTATAGAGCGTTTAAAGTCAAAAGCATTGGAGAAGGGACTTACTCTGGGTAATGGATATGGAGAGTGGAAAGGCCATACTTTCAGGGTGGCTAATTTCCCACAGATCACCAATAAAGAGATGAAAAAGCTGTTATCATTTTTAGATGAAAATCTCACATAG
- a CDS encoding MarC family protein, translating to MITFKDIFSVTLILFSVIDIVGSVPIVIDLRKKQGKIHSGRATVISGALMIAFLFLGQSILKLFGLDVGSFAVAGAIVMFIIAMEMILGVTLFRNEGESKAGSIVPLAFPLIAGAGTLTTILSLRAVYETPNILIGIVINLIFVYMVLKSTNWLERKIGESGFNILRRVFGIILLAIAVKIFKEHIGLIG from the coding sequence ATGATTACATTCAAGGACATTTTCTCAGTAACACTTATTCTATTCTCGGTGATAGATATCGTAGGATCAGTTCCAATTGTTATTGATCTTAGAAAAAAACAAGGTAAAATTCATTCGGGCAGGGCTACTGTAATTTCAGGTGCTTTGATGATAGCTTTCTTATTTCTTGGGCAAAGTATTCTTAAGCTATTCGGTCTTGACGTAGGTTCTTTCGCGGTAGCCGGAGCAATTGTGATGTTTATCATTGCCATGGAAATGATCTTGGGTGTAACTTTATTTAGAAACGAGGGTGAAAGTAAAGCCGGGTCTATCGTTCCATTGGCATTCCCTCTTATTGCTGGTGCTGGAACATTAACAACCATTCTTTCATTAAGAGCGGTTTACGAAACTCCTAATATCCTTATTGGTATTGTAATCAATTTGATTTTTGTTTACATGGTATTGAAATCTACAAATTGGCTGGAACGAAAAATCGGTGAATCGGGCTTTAATATTTTGAGAAGGGTTTTTGGCATCATCTTATTGGCTATAGCTGTAAAAATATTTAAGGAACATATCGGCCTGATCGGATGA
- the rnhA gene encoding ribonuclease HI, translated as MITIYTDGAAKGNPGPGGYGVVMMANVNGKPYRKELSEGFKNTTNNRMELLAVIVGLETLKKPGTPVTIYSDSKYVVDAVEKGWLWNWQKKGFKGKKNIDLWQRFIPLFKQHKVKFVWVKGHAGLKENERCDQLAVEAAEGGGLKDDVGYEG; from the coding sequence ATGATTACCATCTACACAGATGGAGCAGCTAAGGGCAACCCAGGCCCAGGCGGTTATGGTGTGGTTATGATGGCCAATGTAAATGGCAAACCCTACCGAAAAGAACTCAGTGAAGGCTTTAAAAATACCACAAATAACCGCATGGAATTACTTGCGGTGATTGTTGGTTTGGAAACTCTAAAGAAGCCGGGCACACCCGTTACCATCTATTCGGATAGCAAATACGTAGTAGATGCCGTTGAAAAAGGCTGGTTATGGAACTGGCAAAAGAAAGGTTTCAAAGGCAAAAAGAATATCGACTTATGGCAGCGCTTTATTCCTTTATTCAAGCAGCACAAAGTGAAGTTTGTTTGGGTAAAAGGCCATGCAGGACTCAAGGAAAATGAGCGTTGCGATCAACTAGCAGTAGAAGCCGCAGAAGGTGGTGGGTTGAAGGATGATGTTGGCTATGAAGGCTAA
- a CDS encoding DUF456 domain-containing protein, whose translation MDIVIYLFSGLLMIIGILGCFLPIIPGPPLSYVGLLLLQLTDQAPFTNKFLLIWAGVTIVAQGLDYVVPTYGTKKYGGSRAGVSGSVVGLILGVLFFPPLGIIIGPMLGAFVGELMVGRERKEAMRSAWGSFIGFLFGTLIKLIASLMMTYYFVKAVIDLF comes from the coding sequence ATGGACATAGTAATTTACCTCTTCTCCGGCCTGTTAATGATCATTGGCATATTGGGATGTTTTCTTCCCATTATTCCGGGCCCACCACTTAGCTATGTTGGGTTATTGCTTTTACAATTAACTGATCAGGCACCATTTACTAACAAATTTCTGCTCATTTGGGCAGGTGTTACAATCGTTGCCCAAGGCCTAGATTATGTGGTGCCAACGTATGGCACTAAAAAGTATGGTGGTAGCAGAGCGGGCGTTTCAGGTTCTGTTGTTGGTCTTATTTTAGGAGTATTATTCTTTCCACCATTGGGCATTATAATCGGGCCAATGTTAGGTGCATTTGTGGGCGAGTTAATGGTGGGCAGAGAGCGTAAAGAGGCTATGCGCTCAGCCTGGGGTTCATTTATCGGATTTCTTTTTGGAACGCTGATTAAGCTGATTGCTAGCTTAATGATGACTTACTATTTTGTAAAAGCGGTTATTGATTTGTTTTAA
- a CDS encoding Spy/CpxP family protein refolding chaperone has protein sequence MKQNKFLVAIIGILIIINLTTLAFLWNIKKGFDGDGPGKHRHEMYFERKLGLDEVQSKKFEESRRRHFEKMNSLKKEIRKLRNDLSSLIKEQSESEAKDIIQKIGEKHAEMELANFNHFNELRSYCTPKQQQMFDSIMNKVTSHPRRRDHRPH, from the coding sequence ATGAAACAGAATAAATTTTTAGTCGCAATAATAGGAATATTGATTATCATCAATTTAACTACATTGGCCTTTTTGTGGAATATAAAAAAAGGGTTTGATGGTGATGGCCCAGGCAAACATCGGCATGAAATGTACTTTGAGCGAAAGCTTGGTTTAGATGAAGTGCAATCAAAGAAATTTGAGGAATCAAGAAGAAGGCATTTTGAAAAAATGAACTCACTTAAGAAAGAAATTAGGAAGTTAAGAAACGACTTGAGCTCACTAATAAAAGAACAAAGCGAGAGTGAGGCCAAAGATATCATTCAGAAAATTGGTGAAAAGCATGCTGAAATGGAGCTAGCTAACTTCAATCATTTCAATGAATTGAGGAGTTACTGTACCCCAAAACAACAGCAGATGTTTGACTCCATAATGAATAAAGTAACTTCTCACCCTAGAAGAAGAGACCATAGGCCGCATTAG
- a CDS encoding RNA polymerase sigma factor, with protein MQIQQGEIELIELLKAGDGPAFKHLVEEHQDKVFRLCLGYVKNEEEAEDVAQEVFIEVHESITGFEMQSSLSTWIFRIAVNKSLERIRYYKRSKRFGWLTSLFGSEEKYSKYSYDWVNPGVKLENAERSQVLYRAIDSLPEKQHAAFIMHKVEGISYKEIAEVMELSLSAVESLIFRANSNLRKQLEQYYKVDKS; from the coding sequence GTGCAGATACAACAAGGTGAAATAGAACTTATCGAATTATTAAAAGCAGGTGATGGGCCTGCTTTTAAGCATCTTGTGGAGGAGCATCAGGATAAAGTTTTTAGGCTGTGCCTTGGGTATGTGAAGAATGAAGAAGAGGCTGAAGATGTTGCTCAGGAGGTGTTTATTGAAGTTCATGAATCCATTACGGGTTTTGAGATGCAATCCAGTCTTTCAACCTGGATATTTAGAATTGCCGTAAATAAATCGTTAGAGCGGATAAGGTACTACAAACGGAGCAAGCGGTTTGGCTGGCTCACCTCCTTATTTGGCAGCGAAGAAAAGTATAGCAAGTATTCTTATGATTGGGTTAATCCTGGTGTAAAACTCGAAAATGCAGAACGAAGCCAGGTATTATATAGAGCCATTGATTCCTTACCAGAAAAACAACATGCTGCATTTATCATGCATAAGGTAGAAGGCATTTCATATAAAGAAATAGCCGAGGTAATGGAGCTAAGTTTGTCAGCTGTGGAATCGCTTATTTTTAGAGCTAATTCAAATTTAAGGAAGCAGCTGGAGCAGTATTATAAAGTGGATAAATCGTGA
- a CDS encoding Spy/CpxP family protein refolding chaperone: MKKLKSTALSLLIVIGGFTFASAQHGPMHGHRLERGMDDGERGPRIPDLTEEQESKMKELRIAFKDEIRPIENELNEKRAKLKTLTEEENVDRKKVMELVEEMGELKTKLDKREVNHRLDVKQILTKEQQLFLEKRHEDKRGDRHKRH; encoded by the coding sequence ATGAAAAAATTAAAATCAACCGCTTTATCACTGTTAATTGTGATTGGAGGTTTCACTTTTGCTAGTGCACAGCATGGTCCAATGCATGGCCATAGACTTGAAAGAGGAATGGACGATGGTGAAAGAGGGCCTAGAATTCCTGATTTAACAGAAGAGCAGGAATCTAAAATGAAGGAGTTAAGAATAGCTTTTAAGGATGAGATTAGGCCCATTGAAAATGAACTCAATGAAAAAAGAGCTAAATTGAAAACCTTGACAGAGGAGGAAAATGTAGATAGAAAAAAGGTGATGGAGTTGGTAGAAGAGATGGGTGAGCTGAAAACTAAGTTGGACAAGAGAGAAGTGAATCATCGATTAGATGTTAAGCAAATTCTAACCAAAGAGCAGCAACTGTTTTTGGAGAAAAGACACGAAGATAAACGAGGCGACAGGCACAAAAGGCATTAA